Proteins encoded by one window of Emticicia oligotrophica DSM 17448:
- a CDS encoding HypC/HybG/HupF family hydrogenase formation chaperone: MCLAIPGKIKSIEYQYDGLVRMAKVVFGGITKEASLEMVPDAQVGDYVLVHVGVAISKVDEEEAQKTFKYLEEIGEIDELVEHAQIDKNSIDEGISKFL; this comes from the coding sequence ATGTGTTTGGCAATTCCGGGTAAAATAAAATCAATCGAATATCAATACGATGGTTTGGTCAGAATGGCAAAAGTAGTTTTCGGAGGTATTACCAAAGAGGCTTCACTCGAAATGGTTCCTGATGCCCAAGTAGGCGATTACGTGCTTGTACATGTAGGTGTGGCCATAAGTAAAGTGGATGAAGAAGAAGCACAAAAAACCTTTAAATATTTAGAGGAAATAGGTGAGATTGATGAGCTTGTAGAACATGCACAAATTGATAAAAACTCTATTGATGAAGGTATTAGTAAGTTTTTATAA